GGCTGGAATCGACTGGATGCCGAGCTGGCCGGCGATCGAGGGATGATCGTCGATATTCATCTTGACCAGCTTCACGCGGCCCTGTGCCTCGGTGACGACTTTTTCGAGCACCGGCGTCAGCTGTTTGCACGGGCCGCACCAGGGCGCCCAGAAATCGACCAGCACCGGCTGGTTGCGCGATTCCTCGATAACGTCCTTGGCGAAGGTCGCTGTCGTCGTGTCCTTGATTGGCGAAGCGCCGCCGCCGGCCGGCGTGGCACCGTAGGATGCCGAGGCCGACATCTGTCCGCCGAAGGAAGCGTTATAGGGATTGTTCGAACCGCTCATGAGTGTCTCCCGCCTGACGGCATCCTTGATTTTGTGAGAAGCATGATCTCCAGACGAGACGATGAGGTTCGCCTGCCAGCACGCTCCATGAAGTGGCCAAAGCGACCGGACAATCCGAAGAGAAGCCGACCGCTATAATCTTAGCGCTAAAATCGTACGTTAGCTCGTCACTTTCAAGACTAGCGGCGTATGACGCGTCGCCTCCATGAAGCGCAGGAGATCGCCGCTGGCAATCGACGTCGTCGCATCGTTCGACAAGGGATGGCAATTGACGATGTCATGCGCCATCAGCTCGGCATCGAGGACGAAGGTGACATTGTTGGCGGTATCGTTGATCGCGCCGAAGGCCGTGACAGAGCCAGGGATGACGCCGAGATATTCCATCAGCTTTTCGGGCTTGCCGAAGGACACCTTGCTGGCCGCACCGATCAGCGTGTGCACTGTCTTCAGGTCGACTGTCGCATTTTCCTCGACGGTCAGCAGGAAGAAATTGTCCTTCTTGTCCTTCACGAAGAGGTTCTTCGTATGGCCGCCTGGAATTTCGTCGCGCAGCGATACCGATTCGGCAACGGTGAAGACCGGAGCATGATTCTTGGTCGTATGGCTAATACCGAGCCCGTCCAGGAATCGGAAAAGGTCGTCGCGGTTCTTCGGGCTGGTCTCGGTCATGGCGTCTCGCAATCAAAAATGGTTCGCTCCTGATACGTCGCTCATAATTTCATTGCAATCTTCGAGACGACAAAGCCCGGCGTTTCCGGGCTTTCCCATGGCTTATGAAAAGAAGATGCAATTTTTCTTCGCGAACTCGTCATTTCCCTGTTGCATTTAAAAAACGGTTAGGCCATATAGCGCCCGTCGCCGCAAGACGACGCCCAGCGGTCCAACACACTACCCCGGATCGCGACGGGAATGAGCGGGTGTAGCTCAGGGGTAGAGCACAACCTTGCCAAGGTTGGGGTCGAGGGTTCGAATCCCTTCGCCCGCTCCAGTTTTCCAAGTCTTTCTCCGAATAGAAGAAGTCACGGCCCAGGCCGAGGCTGGTATTTTGCCGAAAAGGCAAGTTTCCGTATTCCTGCTTCCTTCCCCTGCTTCCATGCCTTGCCCGCGTGCCCAAGTCTCAAATCAGTCCCATTTGACGTGCAGGTCTGAGCAACAAAATAAACGGACGGAACGCGGTATTGCTCGCATGAAAACAAAGATTTCCCTGCTGATTGCGATACTGTCGCTTCTGCCGGTTCCCGCACTGGCCCATCCGCATATCTTCATCGATGCCAAATTCGAGGTCGTCTCGGCGCCCGATGGCTCCATCAGCGAGCTGCGCAATGTCTGGAGCTTCGACGAGGTGTTCACCTCCTCCGTGCTCATGGATTACGGCAAGAGCGGCGACCAGGCTTTGAGCGCAAGCGAGCTCAAGGCCGTGGGAAAGACGGTCAGGGATTCCTTGGCGCAATATGGTTACTACACGAACGTCACCAGCAACGGCAAAGCGGTGCCGATGGCCAAGCCGGATGCGATCCAGGCCGACTACAAGGATGGTTCGCTGACGCTGACCTTTTCGCTGAAGCCGGAGCAGAAGACCTTTCTCAAGGGAACCACCATCTTCGGCATCTACGACAAGACGCTCTATACGGCGGTCGATTTCGCCACCGACAACGATTTGAGCACGTCGGGGCCGGCCTTCGGCCGCTGCAAGCGCAAGGTCATCAGGCCCAACCCCAAGGAAGTCATGGCGGAAAACCAGGCAGCGCTGACAAGTATGTTCTTCAGCGACCCCAAGGGTACGGACTACTCGCTGCTGGTGGCGACACGGCTCGAAGTCCAATGCTAATCCTGCAACGGACACCCTCCCTCATTTGAAAGGCGGACCATCGTCTTCGGCGGACCTCTTGTCGCTTGCCTTAGGCGATATGTAGCGGCGGGCAATGATCCAGCAGGCGAGCGCCCAGGTCGCGCCGGCACACCAGCCGCCGAGGACGTCTGTAGGGTAATGAACGCCGAGATAGACCCTGCTCGCACCAATTATCAATGTCAGCAGGATGCCTGCCGCGACGGTGAAGATCCGCGTCGAGCGATAGGTCCGCGTGCCCGAGATCAGCGCGGCAAGGGTCAGGTAGGTCACGGCCGACACCATCGCATGGCCGCTCGGAAAGCTCAGATCGTGAACTTCGACCAGATGCGGCACGATATCCGGCCGCGGCCGCGCGACGCCGACCTTCAAGGCCGCGCTCAGCGCCCATCCGCTCAGCACTGAAACGAGGACGAAAATGGCGATGGCGCGTTGCCGGTCGAGCAATAGATAGATCGTCACCAGCGCCGTCATCAGCGCAAGCACGGTCGTGCCGCCGAGGCTCGTGATGTCTCTGACGGCATGGGTCAGCCATCCCGGCCCGAGCGGCACGGAGAGGCTCGCGGGCTGGCGAAGCGCCAGCAATATCGCCTCGTCGAACCCCCTCGTGCTTCCTTCGAGAACCTCGCCCGTCAGATAGATGAACAGGAGAATTCCGCCCGAAAGGGCAGCGAACATCAACAGCAGGAAAGGCTCGTAGCGGTTCAACCATCCAGGGATACCCGACGTGTCAATCGGCCGATTCTTCATGCGCTGAAACCTGCCTGTCGTGCGTTCACATCGCCTCTTTCACTGATCGAAGTGGAAAAGAAATAAAGCCTATCTAGGGATAAAATTCGCCGCTTCCAACCGTGGTGAGAGCGACCGTCGTGCGTTTGGCGCGCCAAGCGCTTCAGGTTCATGACATGTTTTTCATCTATTCCAGAGCGTATTTCTCGCTCACGCAGCAGCGGGCCGAAGGCGCACAGCACGACGCTTGCACAAGCGGTGCAAGAGCCCTCGGGCCGTAAGCCGCGCGCAATAATTACTCGTTCATTTTCTGCTGTTTTCGGAAGCTTGAGCTGTGCTAGTAATGCTGCAAGGGCGATCGGAGATCGGGTGTTATCAGAGTGTTAAGTGTTGGGACATCTTTCTCCGCCCGCTTATCGATGCTGGCTGGAATCGGGCTTCTGGCCGCCTTCGCAGCCGGCGCTTTTCCCACATCGTCCAGGGCGGAAGACGCCGCGAAATCCTCATCCAGCACCTGGGTCGTCACGCTTGGAGCAACCGTGGAATACGGACCGAGCTATGAGGGATCGAAGCACTATACCTTCGGCGCCCTGCCATCTTTCGACATCCATCGTCTGGGTGAGGCCCAGGAATACAGTGCCCCGGACGACAATTTCGACTATCAGCTTTTCGATCTCGGAGGCCTTGAAATCGGCCCTGTGGTCGGCTTGCGGGATGACCGCTTCGATCTCAACAATCTGCACCTCCAAAGCCAGCGCAGGGTGCGCTGGAATTTCGATGCGGGCGGCTTTGCCCAATATTGGCTGATGGACAATCGGCTCCGGTTCCGCACGGAAATACGCCAGTCGCTTTGGGGCGGCGATGGACTGGTCGGCGACTTCGCCCTCGACTGGTTCCAGCCGCTCGGAGACAAGTGGCTATTGTCCGCTGGCCCTCGCCTGTCGATGGCAAATTCAGTGTATATGCGCACCAACTTCGGCATCTCGGAGAGTGAAGCTGCGAGGCATGGCCATATCAATGCCTTCGATGCCGGCGCCGGCGTGAAATCGGTCGGCTTCACCGTGGCTGCCACCTACACGATCTCGCCGGAATGGAGCGTGCAGGTCTACGAGAAATATAACCGCCTGGTGGGCGATGCCGCCGACAGCCCGATCACCTCGCGCTTCGGCTCACCCGACCAGAACATCGTTGGCTTCACGCTGAACAGAACCTTCAACATCAAGTTTTGAAGCGCTCTTCGCTTCATTCTCGGCAATATAATTGCGCGTCAGCGGAATGATGTCGTTGCGCTTGGCGATCTGGATCTGGAAGACGACAAGATCCTCGTAGCGGAAGGCGGCCTCCGCCGTCGAAAGATAATATTCCCACATACGGCAGAAGCGCTCGTCGTAGAGCTTGGCGGCATCGTCCCAGCGTGCCATGAAACGCTCCCGCCACGCCTCGAGCGTCTTGGCATAATGCAGCCGCAGCACCTCGACATCGGTGATGGCAAGCCCCGCCGCCTCGATCTCCGGCACGATCTCGGACAGTGCCGGAATATAACCTCCCGGAAAGATATATTTGTCGAGCCAGGGCGTGGTGAAGCCCGGGGTCGCCGAACAGCCAATGGTGTGCAGCACCATGATGCCGTCATCCTCCAGCAGCTCAGCGCATTTGCGGAAGAAGGTGCGATAGGACGCAAGCCCGACATGCTCGAACATGCCGACGGAGACGATCCTATCGAAGCGGCCGGTCAGGCTGCGGTAATCCCTTAGCGCAAACTGAACCTCCGCCGGCGTTTCCCCGACCTTCTCAGTGATGCGTTTCGAGGCATACTCATGCTGCTCTTCCGATAGGGTCACGCCGAGCACATAACCGCCCGGCGCATGTTCGGCCATATGCAGCGCGAGGCCGCCCCAGCCGCAGCCGATATCGAGAATGCTGTTGTTCGGCTCGATCAAAAGCTTGGCGGCGAGATGCCGCTTCTTGGCAATCTGCGCGTCGTCAAGCGATTGGTTGGCATGCTCGAAATAGGCGCAGGAATATTGCCGGTCCGGATCGAGGAAGAGCTCGTAGAGCCGGGCGTCGAGATCGTAATGATGGGCGACATTGGCCTTCGAGCGCCCAGGCAGGTTACGATGGCGGAAGATCCTGAGCTTGGCCCGGATATGATCGATGATGCGGGCAATGAGCGGATGGGTGCTGTTCTGCCCCTCACGCAGCATCATCGCCACGAAATCGTAAAGCGTGCCGCGCTCGACGATAAAGCGACCATCCATATAGAGTTCGCCCAGCCGCTTATCGGCATCGATCAGCAACGCCCATTCGGCACGGTCATCGGTAAAACGGACATGGACCGGCGCACCCGTGCCGTCGCCGAAGGTCAGCACTCGGCCGCTTGCCGTCGTCACGGTCAGCGCGCCGCGCGTGACGATGGAGGAAAGTCCGCGTTTCAGACACCAGTCGACAAAGCTGGAGAAAATGGCGGGGGTTTTGCCCTTCGGGCGGTTGTCAGCTTGCATATTGGACATCACCTATCCTTGCCGGTCCCCGTACGCAGTTCCTCCTGCTTCGGCTCCAATTCCTCATGATGCTCCTTCACTTCGACACCGGCGCCTGCAATCAGCCAGACGCCCGTCAGGATCAAGCCGCTGCCGACCATCTGCAGGGCGACCACCCGCTCTTCGAAGACGAACCAGCCGGTCGCGACAACAAGCACATAGCTGATGCCTGTCAGCGGAAAGGCGCGGCTTAGATCCAGCTCGGCCAACACATTCATCCAGATGAAGAAACCGACAATCTCGATGGCGATAGCCACCAATATCCATGGAGAGGAGAGAGCCTGCCACAGCCATGCCTGCATACCTTCATCGTGCAATTGCCTGGCACCGAGCTTGATGAGAACTTGGTACAGGGTGCTCAGCACCGGCACGGCAAGCCAGAAAAAACGCATATGGGGCATTACGCATCCGCCTCGTCTGTCGAGAACAGCGGCGATATCAGTCGCAGCACACTCTGAAGCAAAGGATTGCGATGGTGAAAATACATCGCATTGGCGGTCAGCTTGCTGCCGAGGCGCACCTTGTTTGCATAATGGGCCTGCCCGCTCTGATAACGGCTCAGGCCGTTCTCCAGGCAGTAACGCAGATTGGTAAACCAGCTGATGAAATAGAGATTATAGGGCCGGCCCTTTTCCCCATCCATGCAGAAGAACTTGTCGATAGCCACGCGCTCGTTATGCACGATCAGATTGGCGGCAAGCAGCTTGTCCTCGACGAAATAGAAGGTGCAGAAGGAGCGGCCGGACATGTGGGCGAGAATGCCCTGGAAATAGGCAGGCGTCAGCTCCTCGAACTGCCATTCGCTGCGATTGCGCGTGTCATGATAGAGCGCCATCACCTGAGGTAGGAACTCGCCGAAATCCGTCCGCATCTCCACCCTGACCTGGTCGAAGGATTTCATCTTGCGGCGCATATCCTTGCGGGTGCCGGCCGAAAGCCTAGCGAGATATTCGTCGATCGTTTTGAAATCGATGTCGAGCCACGCCGTCGGAAGACCGCCGATCGAGGCATAGCCCCGAGCGGCAAAGAGATCGCCGAACTCGGCCGAAGCCTGCTCCGGAATATCTTTGAGGCCGATCAGCGCACAATGCTCCGTCGCGGCAATCTGCTCGAAGAAGGACAACATCTCCGTCAGCAATACGCGACGACGCTCCTGCGAGAGGTCGGGGTGAAAGCCGATCGCACCGGTCTCGGTGCAGGGCGATCCCAAACATGCAAGGCGCAGCTTCAGAAATCCTGGAAAATATCGCTGCACGCTGCGCACGGACCGTCGCAGGAATCCCTCATCCAGCGTCGTATCGAGAGCGTAGAGGCAGACAAAGGCCGGCATGGCGACGCTCACGCGCCCACCCTCCGTAACGGTGATATAGCGCCATTCGAACCCTTCGAGGCCGGCTTCCTCGATCGCGAGCAGGCAATCATAATCCTCGACGTCATTCGGGAAACACGCATTCCATGTGTCGCGGCCGATGGCGCGGATGCTGAAGTGAACTTCGGCTACCGGGTCCCCCGTCGGCTGTGGCACGATTTTAAGCAGCGGCTGCGACATGACGCGCCTCGAAGAAGTCGGCCGTGAAATCGGCCACCTGCCGATGCTGCCGGTCGACATGGATCATGTGATAGCTGTCCGTGATCCATTTCAGCTCATGCGGAGCACCGATATGCTCGGAAATATAGCGGGCATGCTTCGGGCTGGCGAGATCGTCGTCCTCAGCATGCAGGATCAGCGTCGGTGTCCGCATCTGCGGCAGCATGCTGCGTAGCGTCTTGCCCAGCCGATGCATCTCGACCAGGCCCTTGCCGGGGAATTTTTCCAGAACCCCTTCGCTCGCCATGCCTTCGATCAGCCGGCGCATGCGCTCGTCCTTGATCCCGAGCGAGGTCGTTTCGCTAAAGCTCAGCCGATCGAGGAACGGAACGCGTGATAGCCAGCCGATCTGCGAGGCCAGCAGCGGATAATAGAAGGGAACGTCCCAGCCGTCGTAATTAAAGCAGGGAGAATAGATCGCCACCGCGCTGATGGTCTTCTTCTGCTGTTCGGCAGCCAGCATGGCGAGCTTGCCGCCGACGCAGATGCCGGCGGCAAAGACCTCCTGCGTTCTGGATGCTAGCAGCTCCGATGCCTCGACGACCGAGGCGAGCCAATCTTCCCAGCGGGTCCCGCGCAGCGTCTTCGCATCGACGCCGTGACCGGCCAACAATGGCGCATAGATGCTGTAGCCCCTGCGGTTGAGATGCCGAGCCACCAGTTTCATTTCGGCAGGCGCGCCCGTCAGTCCGTGGACCAGAAGAACGCCCTTGCCGTTTGAGCCCTCCATGAAGAAGCTCAAATCATCAGCTTTCATGAGAGAGCTCCGACTGCCGGTTTTCCTTGGCCATGAAGCCAAGCGCATGGCAGGTGCTGATCACATGCGTCCCATTCTTTTCCTGCTCTTCCTTGATCTGCTCGTGCAGCGCTTGCAGCTTCGTCCAGTGGGTGCGGGGACGATAATGGTGCTCGGCATGATAGCCATTGCCGAACCAGAGCCAGTTGTAGAAGGATTTGTGGCTCGAAACACCCCAGGCGATCGGCTCGTCCGGATCGCCGTTCAGATGTTCGTAATAACCGTTCAGCGACGACAGGCAATTGCCGATATAATAGAACGGCACGAAGAACAGCACCGCCTTCCAATCGTAGATCAGCGCGACCGCGGCAAGTCCTAGAAAGAAATAGAGCTCGAACCGTCCCCAGGCAGCATCGAAGGGGCGGTTGCGGGCAATCGCCTTGTGGATGTCGCCAAGGCTGTCGCGGAAGAAGCTCAGAAACGTATAGGACCAGACGTTTTCCGGTTGGCCGTCACGGCCATAGCGATAGATCGAGAGCATATCGATCGTCTCGCCCTTTTCGTTCGGACGGTCGCTATTGCCCGAATGATGGCGCATATGCACCCAGTGATAATAGGTCTGCGAGAAGCCGATCGCGACCGACTCCAGGAGGCTGAAGCCGTAGTTCATCCAGCGCGGCTTGAAATAGGGCGTATGGATGAAATTGTGTGATATGCTGTTGATGTTCCAGGAAATCGAAACGGCATAAAGGCAGCCGAGAATGACCGAGAGCCAAAGCGGCCGGCTTTCGAAGCCGACGATCAGATAGACGTCGAAGGCGAGATGGGCGACGGCGGCAAGCACCGGTGCAAGGTCCCATCGGGTGTGCGCAAAGATTTTCATAGTCCTGTAACTCCCACGCAAACCACACCGGCGGTGACGAGAAACACGCCCGTCGCGTGGCGCAGGTTGATGTTTTCCTTGAAGATGACGGCGCCGGCGAGCACGATGACGACATAGCTCATCGCCATCAGCGGGAAAGCGATGGTCAGTGGCACGTGCTCCAGAACGGCCGTCCAGGCGAAAAGCTCCACGGCCCAGAGCAGAATGCCGAGCCAGGTGACCGGTTTTGCCAGCGCCTGAAGGGGGGCGTTCTCACTGGCGGATTGCTTGAAGCAGACTTCGCGGGCGGTTTCCGCGACCACGCAGAACAGGATGAGCCCAAGCATGGGAAGTGTCAGGCTGCCAGTCATTGCATATACTCCGCCAGCACCTCCAGCAGGGCGTGATTGGCCGCGCTGTTGATATTCCGCATTGTTTCGGCACCCTGCCGCATACGCGGCTGATCGATGAAGATCTCCGCGCGCTTCATGAACTGGGTCCGCAGGCTGCCAGCATAACTCGGGGTTGAATAATCCCCGATGACATCCGCGCCGATGATGCGGTGACGGCTGCCGATTTCGCTGATGAGGGAGAGGAGATAGGGCAATCGCATGCGGCCCTGATCCCAGTTGGTAACGGCATCGTCGGCGGCCAGCACGTCCTTGTCTATCGTCACGTAGACGGCCTCGGTGCGAATGCGGCTGAGCATGTGATCGATGAAATTTTCCTCGCCGATCTCGGCGATCGATTTCCAGTGCAGCGCACCTCTTTCCTGCCGGTAGCTGGCGCCATTGCCGTAATCGGCCAGTACACGGCTCGGCGGATGTTCGTAAGGATAGAGTTCCAGCTTGCCGTCGGCGAGCCAGTGCAGATTGGCGCCCTTGCGCTCGGGACTGCGAAGATCATGGCTGCAGACGCCGATCGTGATGACCTTCTGGACGCAGGGATTGGTAAGGGCGCGATTGACCCAGGAGCCGCAATGCATGCCGCCGTCGAATTTCACCCAGTCCGGATGGTTGTCGAAATGGATCAGTGTGGCCGCACCGGATTGTCGTTCGAGTGCGCCATCAAGCAGCAAGGCCGTGACATGGTGGAAGTCGCCGGAGCCCATGAAACACAGTTGCGGGTCCTTGCCGGCCGTCGGCCTGTTCTTGACGATCTCGCGATTGAGATCATCAAGGGCGCTCTGTTTGCTCCACAGCCGAACCTGTTGCCCCGCATTCTTGCCGAAATACTGGTGCGCGCCGGCAAATTTGCAGGCGCGCACAAAGTCAGGCTGCAACTCCAAAGCATCATCGAGATGAAGAAGCAGCAGTTGCACCGTCTTATCTCCGGGCAGCACGCGTCAGAAGCTGATCGAGCAGGGAAAGCGCCAGATCGATCTCTTCGCGGGTAATCAGCAGGTTGGGAGCAAACGTGATGACGTTCTTGTGGTAGCCGCCGACATCGAGCACGAGACCGTAGGTCCTGCCGCCGACCTGAAGGTCGCCCTTCATGCCTTCATCGCACATCCAGTCCAGCGTCGCCTTGTCCGGCGTGTAGCTGTCGTCCTTGCAGATTTCCATGCGCAGGGCGAGGCCTAGGCCGTCGACTTCGCCGACGATGGCATGGCGCTTCTGCAGCTGCTTCAACCCGTCGAGGAAATGCGCGCCCTTTTCCATGATCGCAGCGCCGAAATCCTGCTCTTCCAGCATCTTCATCGTTTCGAGCGCAACGGCGGTGCCCATCGGGTTGCTGGCGAAGGTCGAATGCGTGGAGCCGGGCGGGAAGATGTCTGGATTGATCATCTCTTCGCGAGCCCAGACGCCGGAAAGCGGATTGAGGCCGTTGGTGATCGCCTTGCCGAAGATCAGCGCATCCGGCGAAACGCCGAAATGCTCGATCGACCAGAGCTTGCCCGTGCGGTAGACGCCCATCTGGATTTCGTCGACGACGAGCAGGATGCCGTGATCGTCGAGCACCTTCTTCAGTTCGACGAAGAAGTTCATCGGCGGAATGACGTAGCCGCCCGTGCCCTGGATCGGCTCGATGTAGAAGGCCGCATATTCGGACTTGCCGGCCTTCGGGTCCCAGACGCCGTTATATTCGCTCTCGAACAGGCGGGCGAATTTCTGGACGCAGTAATGTCCGTATTCTTCCTTCGACATGCCCTTCGGGCCGCGGAAGTAATAGGGGAATT
The Rhizobium sp. 11515TR DNA segment above includes these coding regions:
- a CDS encoding prolyl-tRNA synthetase associated domain-containing protein, producing MTETSPKNRDDLFRFLDGLGISHTTKNHAPVFTVAESVSLRDEIPGGHTKNLFVKDKKDNFFLLTVEENATVDLKTVHTLIGAASKVSFGKPEKLMEYLGVIPGSVTAFGAINDTANNVTFVLDAELMAHDIVNCHPLSNDATTSIASGDLLRFMEATRHTPLVLKVTS
- a CDS encoding DUF1007 family protein — its product is MKTKISLLIAILSLLPVPALAHPHIFIDAKFEVVSAPDGSISELRNVWSFDEVFTSSVLMDYGKSGDQALSASELKAVGKTVRDSLAQYGYYTNVTSNGKAVPMAKPDAIQADYKDGSLTLTFSLKPEQKTFLKGTTIFGIYDKTLYTAVDFATDNDLSTSGPAFGRCKRKVIRPNPKEVMAENQAALTSMFFSDPKGTDYSLLVATRLEVQC
- a CDS encoding phosphatase PAP2 family protein, with product MKNRPIDTSGIPGWLNRYEPFLLLMFAALSGGILLFIYLTGEVLEGSTRGFDEAILLALRQPASLSVPLGPGWLTHAVRDITSLGGTTVLALMTALVTIYLLLDRQRAIAIFVLVSVLSGWALSAALKVGVARPRPDIVPHLVEVHDLSFPSGHAMVSAVTYLTLAALISGTRTYRSTRIFTVAAGILLTLIIGASRVYLGVHYPTDVLGGWCAGATWALACWIIARRYISPKASDKRSAEDDGPPFK
- a CDS encoding MipA/OmpV family protein produces the protein MLAGIGLLAAFAAGAFPTSSRAEDAAKSSSSTWVVTLGATVEYGPSYEGSKHYTFGALPSFDIHRLGEAQEYSAPDDNFDYQLFDLGGLEIGPVVGLRDDRFDLNNLHLQSQRRVRWNFDAGGFAQYWLMDNRLRFRTEIRQSLWGGDGLVGDFALDWFQPLGDKWLLSAGPRLSMANSVYMRTNFGISESEAARHGHINAFDAGAGVKSVGFTVAATYTISPEWSVQVYEKYNRLVGDAADSPITSRFGSPDQNIVGFTLNRTFNIKF
- a CDS encoding class I SAM-dependent methyltransferase: MQADNRPKGKTPAIFSSFVDWCLKRGLSSIVTRGALTVTTASGRVLTFGDGTGAPVHVRFTDDRAEWALLIDADKRLGELYMDGRFIVERGTLYDFVAMMLREGQNSTHPLIARIIDHIRAKLRIFRHRNLPGRSKANVAHHYDLDARLYELFLDPDRQYSCAYFEHANQSLDDAQIAKKRHLAAKLLIEPNNSILDIGCGWGGLALHMAEHAPGGYVLGVTLSEEQHEYASKRITEKVGETPAEVQFALRDYRSLTGRFDRIVSVGMFEHVGLASYRTFFRKCAELLEDDGIMVLHTIGCSATPGFTTPWLDKYIFPGGYIPALSEIVPEIEAAGLAITDVEVLRLHYAKTLEAWRERFMARWDDAAKLYDERFCRMWEYYLSTAEAAFRYEDLVVFQIQIAKRNDIIPLTRNYIAENEAKSASKLDVEGSVQREANDVLVG
- a CDS encoding EamA family transporter; this translates as MPHMRFFWLAVPVLSTLYQVLIKLGARQLHDEGMQAWLWQALSSPWILVAIAIEIVGFFIWMNVLAELDLSRAFPLTGISYVLVVATGWFVFEERVVALQMVGSGLILTGVWLIAGAGVEVKEHHEELEPKQEELRTGTGKDR
- a CDS encoding peptidogalycan biosysnthesis protein codes for the protein MSQPLLKIVPQPTGDPVAEVHFSIRAIGRDTWNACFPNDVEDYDCLLAIEEAGLEGFEWRYITVTEGGRVSVAMPAFVCLYALDTTLDEGFLRRSVRSVQRYFPGFLKLRLACLGSPCTETGAIGFHPDLSQERRRVLLTEMLSFFEQIAATEHCALIGLKDIPEQASAEFGDLFAARGYASIGGLPTAWLDIDFKTIDEYLARLSAGTRKDMRRKMKSFDQVRVEMRTDFGEFLPQVMALYHDTRNRSEWQFEELTPAYFQGILAHMSGRSFCTFYFVEDKLLAANLIVHNERVAIDKFFCMDGEKGRPYNLYFISWFTNLRYCLENGLSRYQSGQAHYANKVRLGSKLTANAMYFHHRNPLLQSVLRLISPLFSTDEADA
- a CDS encoding alpha/beta hydrolase produces the protein MKADDLSFFMEGSNGKGVLLVHGLTGAPAEMKLVARHLNRRGYSIYAPLLAGHGVDAKTLRGTRWEDWLASVVEASELLASRTQEVFAAGICVGGKLAMLAAEQQKKTISAVAIYSPCFNYDGWDVPFYYPLLASQIGWLSRVPFLDRLSFSETTSLGIKDERMRRLIEGMASEGVLEKFPGKGLVEMHRLGKTLRSMLPQMRTPTLILHAEDDDLASPKHARYISEHIGAPHELKWITDSYHMIHVDRQHRQVADFTADFFEARHVAAAA
- a CDS encoding fatty acid desaturase family protein, with the translated sequence MKIFAHTRWDLAPVLAAVAHLAFDVYLIVGFESRPLWLSVILGCLYAVSISWNINSISHNFIHTPYFKPRWMNYGFSLLESVAIGFSQTYYHWVHMRHHSGNSDRPNEKGETIDMLSIYRYGRDGQPENVWSYTFLSFFRDSLGDIHKAIARNRPFDAAWGRFELYFFLGLAAVALIYDWKAVLFFVPFYYIGNCLSSLNGYYEHLNGDPDEPIAWGVSSHKSFYNWLWFGNGYHAEHHYRPRTHWTKLQALHEQIKEEQEKNGTHVISTCHALGFMAKENRQSELSHES
- a CDS encoding EamA family transporter → MTGSLTLPMLGLILFCVVAETAREVCFKQSASENAPLQALAKPVTWLGILLWAVELFAWTAVLEHVPLTIAFPLMAMSYVVIVLAGAVIFKENINLRHATGVFLVTAGVVCVGVTGL
- a CDS encoding arginase family protein translates to MQLLLLHLDDALELQPDFVRACKFAGAHQYFGKNAGQQVRLWSKQSALDDLNREIVKNRPTAGKDPQLCFMGSGDFHHVTALLLDGALERQSGAATLIHFDNHPDWVKFDGGMHCGSWVNRALTNPCVQKVITIGVCSHDLRSPERKGANLHWLADGKLELYPYEHPPSRVLADYGNGASYRQERGALHWKSIAEIGEENFIDHMLSRIRTEAVYVTIDKDVLAADDAVTNWDQGRMRLPYLLSLISEIGSRHRIIGADVIGDYSTPSYAGSLRTQFMKRAEIFIDQPRMRQGAETMRNINSAANHALLEVLAEYMQ
- a CDS encoding aspartate aminotransferase family protein; its protein translation is MKTNVAEAFSGETESVRSEEELRALEELYCSHGDTVHYTDKPKFFEECEGSFVYDRTGTPFLDLQMWYSAVNFGYRNERLNEAAHRQLDRLPQVASQYLHREKVELAALIAQDAERKFGRKGRVHFNVGGSQAVEDSLKLVRNYTGGKSLMFAFEGGYHGRTLGASAITSSYRYRRRYGHFGDRAQFVEFPYYFRGPKGMSKEEYGHYCVQKFARLFESEYNGVWDPKAGKSEYAAFYIEPIQGTGGYVIPPMNFFVELKKVLDDHGILLVVDEIQMGVYRTGKLWSIEHFGVSPDALIFGKAITNGLNPLSGVWAREEMINPDIFPPGSTHSTFASNPMGTAVALETMKMLEEQDFGAAIMEKGAHFLDGLKQLQKRHAIVGEVDGLGLALRMEICKDDSYTPDKATLDWMCDEGMKGDLQVGGRTYGLVLDVGGYHKNVITFAPNLLITREEIDLALSLLDQLLTRAARR